The following coding sequences are from one Paraburkholderia caballeronis window:
- the gmd gene encoding GDP-mannose 4,6-dehydratase, with product MNDRRKAIITGVSGQDGAYLTRLLLDKGYHVVGTYRRTSSVNFWRMNELGILQHPALELVEHDLTDAGSTLRLLERSHANEVYNLAAQSFVGVSFDQPVTTAEVTGIGALNLLEAIRVVNPQTRFYQASTSEMFGKVRAVPQCEDTPFYPRSPYGIAKLFAHWSTINYRESYGMFATSGILFNHESPLRGREFVTRKITDSVAKIKLGKLPMLELGNLDAKRDWGFALEYVEGMWRMLQARQPDTYVLATGRTETVRDFVTMAFAAAGYQLEWSGRGERETGVDISTGRTLVRVNPRFYRPAEVDLLIGDAKKARDALGWHPQTSLEQLCQMMVNADLTRNEHHDTF from the coding sequence ATGAACGACCGACGCAAAGCGATCATCACCGGCGTATCGGGCCAGGACGGCGCGTATCTGACGAGGCTCCTGCTGGACAAGGGCTATCACGTCGTCGGCACGTACCGCCGCACCAGTTCCGTCAACTTCTGGCGGATGAACGAACTCGGCATCCTCCAGCACCCGGCGCTGGAACTCGTCGAGCACGACCTGACCGACGCGGGCTCGACGCTGCGCCTGCTCGAACGCTCGCACGCGAACGAGGTGTACAACCTCGCCGCGCAGAGCTTCGTCGGCGTGTCGTTCGACCAGCCGGTGACGACCGCCGAAGTCACCGGCATCGGCGCGCTTAACCTGCTCGAAGCGATCCGCGTCGTGAATCCGCAGACCCGCTTCTATCAGGCCTCCACGTCCGAGATGTTCGGCAAGGTCCGCGCGGTGCCGCAGTGCGAGGACACGCCGTTTTATCCGCGCAGCCCGTACGGCATCGCGAAACTGTTCGCGCACTGGTCCACGATCAACTACCGCGAGTCGTACGGAATGTTCGCGACGAGCGGCATCCTGTTCAACCACGAATCGCCACTGCGCGGCCGCGAATTCGTCACGCGCAAGATCACCGACTCGGTCGCGAAGATCAAGCTCGGCAAGCTGCCGATGCTCGAACTCGGCAACCTCGACGCGAAACGCGACTGGGGTTTCGCGCTCGAATACGTCGAAGGCATGTGGCGCATGCTGCAGGCGAGGCAGCCCGACACCTACGTGCTCGCGACCGGCCGCACCGAGACCGTGCGCGACTTCGTGACGATGGCGTTCGCGGCGGCCGGCTATCAGCTCGAATGGTCCGGACGCGGCGAACGCGAAACCGGCGTCGACATCTCGACCGGCCGCACGCTGGTGCGCGTGAACCCGCGCTTCTACCGCCCGGCCGAAGTGGACCTGCTGATCGGCGACGCGAAGAAGGCCCGCGACGCGCTCGGCTGGCACCCGCAGACCTCGCTGGAGCAGTTGTGCCAGATGATGGTCAACGCGGACCTCACGCGCAACGAACACCATGACACCTTCTGA